One stretch of Punica granatum isolate Tunisia-2019 chromosome 5, ASM765513v2, whole genome shotgun sequence DNA includes these proteins:
- the LOC116209566 gene encoding putative laccase-9, with protein sequence MKLSILGCIVLLGHVLSVGADVHSYDFVLKETNVTKSCLTKSILTVNDRLPGPVIRIRKGDTVYVTVYNQGDYGITLHWHGVKQPRNPWSDGPVFITQCPILPGSNFTYEVMFSDEEGTLWWHAHSDWSRATVHGAIVILPKEGTTYPFPEPDGEEIIVLGSWYKGDLNAEVDEDMAAGTDVPHSVGYTINGELGDFTNCSDDTTYRLFIDYGKTYLLRIVHAVVDAELFFSVAGHNLTVVGMDGAYVKPIVTSYIMISPGQTMDVLLTANGPPGLYYMANRQFSSEDPDVTGFDHSIGSAILQYRGDYNVSSSPIFPQSLPPYLDLPDAMSFIKQLRSLANEDYPISVPTNITTRMFITASMNVLCRNKTGCTTAIGNILSASMNNISFANPSVDILDSYYRNITGFYTTDFPDWPLTAFNYTADDYDTDAVFTDQGTKVKVLNYNESVEIVFQGTSVLSGSMNHPMHMHGHSFYVLGFGHGNFNDETDPKTYNLVDPPKVNTFGVPKNGWLALRFTANNPGVWFWHCHLDRHMTWGMDAVFIVKNGDTEETSLRPPPPGMPPCIGYPDNSIRRWTDANEDMVL encoded by the exons ATGAAACTATCAATCTTAGGCTGCATCGTCCTTCTTGGGCATGTCCTCTCCGTTGGAGCCGACGTCCACTCCTACGATTTCGTG TTGAAGGAAACTAATGTGACAAAGTCATGTTTAACCAAGAGCATCCTAACGGTGAACGATAGACTTCCTGGTCCGGTGATTAGAATTCGCAAAGGGGACACCGTGTATGTGACTGTGTATAATCAAGGAGATTACGGGATCACTCTTCACTG GCACGGAGTGAAGCAGCCCCGAAACCCATGGTCGGACGGACCGGTATTCATCACACAGTGTCCGATTCTACCGGGATCGAACTTCACCTATGAAGTTATGTTCTCGGATGAGGAAGGGACCCTCTGGTGGCATGCTCACAGTGACTGGTCGCGAGCAACTGTTCATGGTGCAATCGTTATTTTACCCAAGGAAGGAACCACTTATCCTTTTCCGGAGCCTGACGGCGAAGAGATAATCGTGCTAG gCTCTTGGTACAAAGGGGATTTAAATGCAGAGGTGGACGAGGACATGGCAGCCGGGACCGACGTGCCCCATTCAGTTGGTTACACAATTAACGGCGAACTTGGAGATTTTACTAACTGCTCCGAtg ACACGACGTATCGTCTGTTCATCGACTATGGAAAGACATATCTTTTGAGGATAGTCCATGCAGTAGTGGATGCGGAGCTCTTCTTCTCAGTAGCAGGACACAATCTCACGGTTGTAGGGATGGACGGCGCGTACGTAAAGCCAATAGTAACAAGCTATATCATGATAAGCCCGGGACAGACGATGGATGTCCTTCTTACAGCTAACGGGCCTCCCGGGCTGTACTACATGGCCAATCGACAGTTTTCAAGCGAGGACCCTGATGTCACAGGATTCGATCATAGTATTGGATCTGCGATCCTGCAGTATAGGGGAGACTACAATGTATCGTCCTCCCCAATTTTCCCGCAGAGCCTTCCCCCATATCTGGATCTTCCAGACGCGATGAGCTTTATAAAGCAACTAAGAAGCCTGGCGAATGAGGATTACCCCATAAGTGTCCCAACAAATATAACCACAAGAATGTTCATAACAGCGTCCATGAATGTGCTCTGCCGAAACAAAACAGGCTGCACTACAGCCATTGGAAATATACTGTCCGCTAGCATGAACAACATCAGTTTTGCCAACCCGAGCGTAGACATACTCGACAGCTACTACAg GAACATAACCGGATTTTACACCACAGATTTTCCggattggccattaactgcgTTCAATTACACAGCGGATGATTATGACACCGATGCGGTTTTTACAGATCAAGGGACAAAGGTCAAAGTTCTAAATTACAATGAATCTGTGGAGATAGTGTTCCAAGGCACTAGCGTACTTAGCGGTTCTATGAATCACCCAATGCACATGCACGGCCACAGCTTCTATGTGCTTGGATTTGGGCACGGGAATTTTAACGACGAGACGGATCCTAAAACATATAATCTGGTCGATCCTCCTAAAGTTAACACATTTGGAGTCCCTAAAAATGGATGGCTTGCCCTTAGATTCACTGCAAATAATCCAG GCGTGTGGTTTTGGCACTGTCACCTAGATCGGCACATGACTTGGGGTATGGACGCAGTTTTCATAGTGAAAAATGGAGATACTGAGGAAACAAGTCTCCGTCCGCCCCCTCCCGGCATGCCTCCTTGCATTGGTTATCCAGATAACTCAATCAGGAGATGGACAGATGCAAATGAGGACATGGTACTTTAA